Within the Deinococcus detaillensis genome, the region CTTCCGTTACCGCGTCGGTGGCCGCGCCGCCCGCCGTCAAGACGCTGAAGCCCGCTTGAAGCGCCCGGCGCAGCGCCTCACGGGCGGCCCGGTTGAGATCCGGGGTCAATTCGTCTTTGGGAATCGCGCCGCAGCCGCCGTGGATCGCCAGCACTGGAGTCCGTCTCGTGGTCGTCATTTGCACCTCTCGCCTCAGCATAGCAACCTTCCCGGTTGTTGGAATGGCCCAGTTCGGTTGAAAAAGTCCAGCACCGGGAACGGGATCACTCGGGCTCCTCGCCCGCCGGTTTGGTTTCTGATTGTGGCAGCGGCAACTCGGGGCCGTTCTTGAATTCTTCCAGCACCACGCAGGTCTGAATCCGGTCGATCACGTCTTGGGCCTGCGCCAGCGTCTGCAACAAATCGCGCAGCTCACTTTGATCGCGCACCAAGATTTTGAGAATGGCGTCACTCGTTCCGGTCAGCGTGTAGCATTCCAGCACCTGAGGAATGTCCGCCACCGCCCGGCGCAGGGCGTCCTGGTTCTCGAAGCGCAAGTTGGAGCGAAACGTCACCAGCATGAACGCCAGCAGGTCAAGTCCCAAGCTGCGCCGGTTCAGGAGCGCCACCGTACGCTGAAAGTACCCCTGACTTTTGAGGCGGGCCAAGCGCTTGTGCAGCCCAGCCGGTGAGAGGCCCACCTCACGGGCCAGCTCAGCGCGGTTGACTTCAGCGTCGCGTTGCAGGGCCGAGAGTAATTGCCGATCTATCTCATCCAAGCGTTCAGGCCGCATAAGAGGGAAAATATATCAACAATTTTGCCGGTCTGGGTAAATAGTC harbors:
- a CDS encoding Lrp/AsnC family transcriptional regulator gives rise to the protein MRPERLDEIDRQLLSALQRDAEVNRAELAREVGLSPAGLHKRLARLKSQGYFQRTVALLNRRSLGLDLLAFMLVTFRSNLRFENQDALRRAVADIPQVLECYTLTGTSDAILKILVRDQSELRDLLQTLAQAQDVIDRIQTCVVLEEFKNGPELPLPQSETKPAGEEPE